A region from the Sphingobacteriales bacterium genome encodes:
- a CDS encoding 2-oxoglutarate ferredoxin oxidoreductase subunit gamma, translated as PSYGPEMRGGTANVTVILSDEPVSSPIISNFDTAIILNQQSMDKFEKTVKPGGCLLYDPNGITRHPERKDIKIYQVKATEKATEMGNTKIFNMVVLGAYLKIKPVVTLDNVVRGLKKSLPERYHHLIQMNEDAIKAGMEIIEEFN; from the coding sequence CCTTCTTATGGGCCGGAAATGCGTGGTGGTACTGCAAACGTTACGGTTATCCTGAGTGACGAGCCTGTCAGCTCTCCAATCATCAGTAACTTTGATACAGCCATTATTCTCAATCAACAGTCAATGGATAAGTTTGAGAAAACTGTTAAACCAGGCGGTTGCCTGTTGTACGACCCGAACGGAATCACACGACATCCTGAGAGAAAAGACATTAAAATTTATCAGGTAAAGGCCACAGAAAAAGCCACTGAAATGGGTAATACTAAAATTTTCAACATGGTTGTTTTAGGCGCCTATTTGAAAATTAAGCCTGTCGTTACACTTGACAATGTTGTCAGAGGGCTTAAAAAATCATTACCTGAAAGATACCATCATCTGATTCAGATGAATGAAGATGCCATAAAAGCCGGTATGGAAATAATAGAAGAATTCAATTGA